The Anaerotignum faecicola DNA segment GTTCTTATCAAGGGAATTAAAGGATTCTTTATACTTTGCCACTTCCTTGGGATTGAGGCAGTAGACCTTCGTGGAGAAGGGAGCCAGCATTTGACAGGTGGAAAGGTAATTGGCAATGTGGACGCCGTAAAAGCCAGTGGACTCCAAACCAATGATGATGGAGCGGAACTCATGATGCTGTTGGAGAACCTCGGCAATCATCAGTTCCATCTGTTCAGCGCCATACTGAGAGTTTGGGATGGAGGCCATCCGAATGAGGAACTCTTGCTCGAAGTTCAAAGCAGAGATAACGTTTAAACGGGAACCGATATCGATACCAACAAAAAGCGTTGAGAGGTAATCGATTTTCTTCATATGTAATCACCACCTTTCAGGTAAGAATGGGGAATCAGAGCCAAAGCTTATCCCGATTCGATGTACCGGCTGAAACCTCGCGTTATCAGCATTGGACCAGTAGAAATACCCTGCTGGAGGCTAGAACTGGGGATGCAGCATTTGTGTAAGCAGTCATGGTACACCGTCTGGGCTGCAAGCTTATTGAGCAATAGCCATAGGCTTTGCAGGAGGGAACCA contains these protein-coding regions:
- a CDS encoding IS110 family transposase: MKKIDYLSTLFVGIDIGSRLNVISALNFEQEFLIRMASIPNSQYGAEQMELMIAEVLQQHHEFRSIIIGLESTGFYGVHIANYLSTCQMLAPFSTKVYCLNPKEVAKYKESFNSLDKN